Genomic DNA from Hypomesus transpacificus isolate Combined female chromosome 19, fHypTra1, whole genome shotgun sequence:
TGTGAAATCGATGTTTGTTCTCGGTTTTTGCAACTTGTAATTAAAGTTAGCTGTCTAGAACACTGATGGCCAATCTGGTCTAATAAATTGGGGAAACAGATCCCACCGGGGGGGTGTTCCCTGCATATCAAATGTTCCAACCTAATTGGACTTAATTGTGCTCTTTGCTGACTTCTTTCACTGCGATTAAACACAACTGCTGGCTGGGGTTTCCACGATGCAAATGTACCCCTCCCTTTGCTCTGCTTCATGTGAAACTATCCCCCAGACGTAGCATGAACGATGGAGAGAGCGAAGGCATCCCTGTAGGGCTGAGGTCTCGGGGTTTTCAGACATGTCGTCTGTTCTATCGCCCCCTGCAAGACTCTTCACTCCCAACATAACCACTGGTTGTTATCGGTCTGAAGGAGGGATGATTTTAGCACAGGCCATTATTTCTTTGCTTTCAGGTGGCAGAGCCATTATCCCCTAAGGACAGTGactcagagagggaggcagggagggagggagagggagggttgtgGAGACACAAAAGGAAGGTGACTGGTGCCTGGTACGATGCCCCGGCAGCCCACGGTACAGTAACGAAGGGATCTCAGTGACGTCGGCTGGCATTTCACTCGTTTCCATGACGTCTGACCAGTCATTCCATGTGGACCCGTAACCCCCTTTTAGGGAGAGCCAGCTGGCGTCCCCACTTGATTTGTGACCCAGACGGCGCAATGAACCGACACGACTCCAGTCCCTCTGGATACCCTGATCCTCCTTAACCTTTCCCAGCTTTCCCCTTTCCTGTGCTCTGAGTGTGGATGTGATGGCTTAGTCGCCAGCCCATCCTCACCTCGTCTGATTGGGCTGCCCGTGTCCGTTCCTCCAGGACGCCGCCTCCGCGTCCACACCCGCCATTAGCGAGCCCGCCATCGACGTGGACGACCTGGAGGAGTTCACCCTGCGCCCCGCCCCCCAGGGGGCCACGGTGAAGTGCCGGATCACCCGGGACAAGAAGGGCATGGACAGAGGCATGTACCCCACATACTACCTCCACCTGGAGAGGGAGGACGGCAAGAAGGTGAGGAGCGATGCAGCACACCACTGTGGACCGGCCAGACATGTAGGCACTGTTCTCATCACGTTTTAAGGTTGTCCCCTTATCAGAAGGTTACGCGTTAAACTGTATTAAACTGTATTAAACTATACTGTATTTGATCCCTTTGATTGTAAACAGTACACTGTTTTTGTTGCCAACAATCCATATCCGTGCGCGTGTTCTAGCATGTGCCCATCTAAATTAGGCCCTCCAGCCAGAGCGGATGttgatgttttttggggggttggtGTCGCACTAATTGGATTGGGGCTTGATCCACCTTAGGTGTTCCTGTTAgctgggaggaagagaaagaagagtaaAACATCTAATTACCTCATCTCCATCGATCCCACGGACCTGTCACGAGGTGGTGAGAGCTTCATTGGAAAGCTAAGGTGAGGGCACCGCGCTTTCATCACTATAACGCCTGCAGATAACCAGTCGCCATTTAGCcaacctgctgtctgctgttttCAAAATATAAAGACAGTAATTAGTGAAAATCCTtctcaattattattatttatttttttgctttcaCGGGTTTAGAGAACCTACAAAAGGATAGGTAGATAAGAAAAGCATTAATTAAAATTGCCTCCTGTACTTTTCTTTGACTTGAGGTATGCAAGACAACATTAGCCTCGTGTGAGATGAGGAGAATGAATTAGCTATGTGAACATCTCTAATGAACGGTGGGCTATGCAGCCCCACACCTGTCAGGTCTTCTGCAGAAAGGAAAGTAATTGGATTCATTACTTCCGTTTGGGCGCCCATCTGTCCTCATTGTTCGGAGGCTGAAGCTGCACCTGGGCGATGGCCGCTAGGTGTGATTAAAGTTGGAGCAGAGGACAAACTCTGCGGATCACAGCTCTGTCAGCCTGGGTGGGCGTGGTCTGCGCCTGGTCTGGGAGCGGGAACTGCAGCGTGGTCTGCGCTAAGTGCGCTCTCAATATCGTTTGGCAGATAGTGCcatgcgtgcacgtgtgtgtccaGTTGCGTGTGTTGGCGGTTTCTGTGTCTActcgtgtttgtgtgaggggtTTTAGTGGTGACTGCAGGCTAAGAGGAGCAGGCAGTGACATCAGCCGCCCTCTGAGATCCTATCAGGGCATCGTGGCACCAGAGAGCCCCCAAGGGAGTCTCGTCAAACATGGCCGGCCACAGTCTTTATTAATGTCCTCTCCCTACTCTCTTGGTCGATGCGGAGATCTCCTCTGGCCTTCGTCATCATAACCACACTTGACGGATGAAGAGCTGgatggagacaggcagagacctTTCACCTGCCTCTGATGGAAGTTGTGGAGAAGCTGTGAAGATGAGATTGCAACCTTTTCTTTAACCTTCAAGGTCAATTGTCCGTAGCTAACTGTGGCCTGATTAACAGAGGGTGAATAGCAAGCCTCTCATCTGAATCTGGCCACGGTCCACCTCTTGGTTAAGTTGATTATTGGCAAAAAATCTAAATCTAATCCCAGCATCAAAGCTTTCTTTTACAAGCTGATAACCTATGACATACATACAGTAGGACATTTACATAATTATAACCAACAAATCACTTATATGTTTCGTTTAGatgaataaaaacaataaaaatcaAAAGCTTACATTTTTCAGCATGCTTGTCAGGTGAATACTGTGGATCATAAGAATTAGCCTTGCATTGTACCAGATTTTTCGTGATGACCTGTATTGTGAAATGACTGGTGAGATGCTGACTAAATGATGACAGTTATCGTTACGTTAACGATCAGTAATCAAACAGTGATTGTTGAAGGCCGAGAGACAAGTGATTGTATTTCTGTTTATTTCTCTGTGATTAGCAGAGCTATTTTCCCTACCATTGACTTTGATTGGAGTATGAGGTCCAGTAGCTAGCTGATTAGGGTTAAAGGGACAAAGCACTGCCTTCATTAGCTTCAAATTGCTCTTAACCTCTTTATTACAGAGCAagctcctgacacacacacacacacacgcacacacgcatatgcatgcacatacagacccagtcctctAAGCCCCTCATGGTTTTCCCTCTTCAGGTCTAACCTCATGGGCACCAAGTTCACCGTGTATGACAGCGGGCTGAACCCAGCCAAGACCCCTTCTAGTCTGGAGGCTGAAAACCTGCGTCAGGAGCTGGCAGCAATATGCTACGTGAGTCCTCATGAGAGAAACCGTTGGTGCCAAGCCATGTAGTAAGTATAGATTGGGGGATGTGTCACAAGGAAGGTGTGGAATCGTGGTTACTGTCCACCACATAGTCCACTGAAGGAGCATGGCGACACCTAgtgctcaaagctgaaaatggCCCTGTGTAGGGCTACTTCCTAAAATTGTAAAGGCAGGAAAGACATTAGTTTTAGTGTACGAACACACTGTATGACTGGTGAGACTAACTGGAGAGCTGTGAAACAACGTTGTCTGGTTGCTCCCTCTTTAGGAGACCAATGTGTTAGGGTTTAAAGGACCTCGGAAGATGAGCGTCATCATACCTGGGATGAACATGGACCACGAGAGAGTGTCTATTCGCCCACGCAATGTGAGTGGCTCTCGTCAATacagggaggaatggaggagtgagtgagggcaggagggcaggagggagggagagggagggagggagggcgggagggtgggagggcgggagggcgggagggcaggagggcaggagggcaggagggcaggagggagagagtgaatcaGGAGTGATTCACTTCTGattcactccccctcccctgccccaggACCATGAGTCTTTGCTGGCGCGGTGGCAGAACAAGAGCACCGAGAGTGTGATCGAGCTGCACAACAAGACCCCTGTGTGGAACGATGACACGCAGTCCTACGTGCTCAACTTCCACGGCAGGGTCACCCAGGCCTCCGTCAAGAATTTCCAGATCATCCATGACAACGACCGTGAGCTTCCCAGCCTCTGTCAGCCCGCATGCTCGGCTTGCTCACTGTCACATCCACTCACAATATAGTTGTACTACTGATACACGACAGCTTTCAAATCCCTTTTATCCCTGGTTGAATGGAGCTCAATGTCAGAGGAAATGTGTTTGATCTGTGTTCTCCCGGTTCCTCTCCCCGTAGCGGACTACATCGTGATGCAGTTTGGCCGCGTGGCAGAGGACGTGTTCACCATGGACTATAACTACCCTATGTGTGCCCTGCAAGCCTTTGCCATCGCTCTCTCCAGCTTTGACAGCAAGCTGGCATGTGAGTAGTGATCGTTCCagctccccaccccccaaatCTGCTGCCCCTTCTGGGAAGCTACCTGGCCTGTATGACCTATGACCCTGCCCCCAAAAGTGAAGGTGTTCAGGTGTCCACTGACCTGCCTATCGCTTGAAGGGCTGACACTATCCATGGAGCCTGACTGAAGCCCCCAACAGTGAAAAACCCGCAACTATAGTGGATCTTTGAACGGTGTGGAGGCTCAacccatgtgtgtgttggtgtgcaggcatgcgtgcatatgtgtgtgtgtgtgtgtttgtcagtcttCAAATGCTCCCCAGGACTATTCTATTGTCTGTTTCGGACAAAGGTAGAATCTTAGTCAGAGGAGAAAACAAGCACAAAGACTAATCCACTGTCGTGTTTGAAGTCCTTAATGTTTCTTACTGATCTACGTACACCGCTTATGTAGACGTTTTATAATTCTAACAGTTCTTAAAACAATTGATTAATGACTTTACAATAATTGCATATGATTGCATAATAACACTAACAATTGTCCAGCCTCAAATTCTGTTTGAATGGGTTGAATTTGGCCCATACTGTGCGATGATTGTGTTGAAGTGACTAACCTCTTAATTTTCCTCTTATATAATGAGAAGGCTTCTCATTCCCAGCTGGGGTTACAAAGGAGGAGCTATATTTATCACATAATTAACTTCTGCCGTTAGATGAATAATTATATCATTTAGAACTACAGATGCATCAATTTTAACATCCCATTATTTACACATAGGATCAAATAAATTCCATGCAATCTCCCCTTGAAATATTAACATTCTTTTATTTATAttgttatttatatatttatacagttTTATGATGTTGTTTTCTGCATTGTCATTTTCATTTATGTCTATCTGATGGCCAGAAGCACACAGCATTTCCCCACTTGATAGAAGGGAATATCCGTCCACATTAACAAGATAAATAATTAGACTGCGAGGCATGATGGGGTTTGTTAGTGTGTACAGGATATGACTCTAGTCAGAGAATGTAGAGGAAGGAGCACTTTAACTGACATGTATGGTGGATGTGAATTAGCTGTACATATTGTAATTGTGCCTTTGGAGATTAAATCCAGTATAATGCTTTATCTAGAAATATTTCATGATCTCTGCGAAAAGTACCTTGTCTTGTTATCAGCCCCTTGTGTTTTAGACCTGAGGCGTGCCCATTGTAACGTAGTATCTTCCAAGAAAAGAAAGAGCTTCTCCTCAGTAAAGGCAGTTATACATGAAAGTGCACAACAGCGAGTAAGCATTTGCAGCGGCAGCCACTAATGTTCTAACATTCGAACTCtaaccccatccctccatcctgtagGGGTCATACCACCTTGTCATGTGCTCTTCCTCTGGAAAACAGCGAATGATGGATTATTTTGGTTGATCATATTTTTACTCTTAAAAAAATTGATATGTCTTCTCACGTCAAGAGGGCCAAAATCCTTTATTGAAATACAAatctattttatattttattattactcAATGTACAATTTTGTCACATGAAGGAAAATAGCAAAGAACAATCTCCGATGCCTCCTGTTGTTACTGCGAGTTTTAAAAAGACTGTCTACTTTAATCCAATGTGCTGTTCTTGTACCTTATTGTGATCTAACTATACTGAATACCAAGCAAACTTCTGTGATCTTTGCAGGAAAAAAAAGACTGAGCTTTTCATACAAGTTTCTTTGTGTCCGGGTGCAAAAAGTCAATTTATTAAATGTGTTCTAGTGCCGTTTCACTGTAATGTATAATGTGTACATTGGTCGATTTaattgtgtttgtttatacacagttctctacagtacagtatgacaaaaacacaaataaaactATTGAGTCAGCTAATTCCTCTATGTACGTTTATgaatttatttccacaccagaTATCATTTAAAACGGAATATCCACAAAATGCACATTTACAAACATCAGAGGTAGATCTTTGATCTTGGGATAGACCAGGAAAGTAGAGGTAGTACGTACATTCAATAAAATAGGTAATTTGAGGTCCAAACTGATTAGGAACATTGTGCTGttatctatgtctctctccggttcctcatcctcaccccacTGGTGTCCAGCTCCCTCATCAGGACTGAAGGGGTGGGACTCCCTCCtcgaggtgggggaggaggggacaggagcagGCACTCttcctcatccacctcctcctctgcctccgccTCGGGGTTGCGACAGACGTCATAATCTAATATGAGACTCTCGGCTTCAATCAAagggtcctcctcctccctctcttcatcctcttcctccccctcctcctcctcctcctcctcctcctcctcctcctccccctcatcccctacttccacctcctcccacacgtccacttcctcctcttcttcctcgtcctcctcctcttcatcatcttcctctgcctcctcctcctgcccccccccttccttatCAAAGCCCTCTTTAGGATACTGGAAAACATCTTTGTGCTCATTAAAGCTGATTTGTTTTTTCGCTTTCGAAGACGGCCAGAGCTGCCTCCAAACAGCCACGTCGAGCTGCTGCCCGCTTCCTCCCCCGTCGCACAAGGCGGGAAGgagaccctccctctctccctcctcctcctcctcctcctcttcctcaaacaGGACTGGCAGCCTGgtgtccacctccacctcctcctcctccacctccatcctctcAGCCAGGGCCTCAGGAGTGGGCCGACAGTGGCCCGGCTCCTCAACCTCAAGGCTGATGGTGTCGTACCTGCGCCTGCCACAGGGCTCCTCGTACTGGGGGTAGGTCTCCTCGGGGTAGCCTGGGTGGacaggcacccacacacacgagaAAAAGAAAGCACTGTTATAAACCACATGACACCCCTCAGGGAGCGGACGTCCACCCTTAGCTATCTACTTCTGCACCGTGTGCACGCATCGGCTTATCAGATAGCATTGATACGTGGGTGCAGTACTGGGTGTGTATTGCATGGTGACACAGTGAGCGCATGTGAAGGCCTTGCTGTTGTTACCATCCCAGTCCTCTGTGTAGGTCACTTCCTCGGCCTCGATCTCTGGGGAGGCGGCCTCCGTCCGGCCCTCCTCCATCAGCCGGCTGATGTCCTTCAGCTGCAGCCGcagcctgtcctcctcctcctcctccttctcacgCTGCCGCTGCTGCCGGGAGCCACCTTTACTCTTGCTCAGGCGCCGGCTCTTACTCTTGCATTTGCCCCTTTTGACACTAGAGGGCAGTGTAGGAAAACAAAGTCAGTCGGACAAATCCCTCTACGTAAACCGGATGAAAACTGTTTCGAACTATTAAACGATTTCTGAGTTATGTTCAAGctgaagaaagaaaagaaagaaaagaaaagaaagaagtcaCCTGTCATCACTTTTGCA
This window encodes:
- the tub gene encoding tubby protein, translated to MSSKLSSDWIPYSTLDDEGSNLRQQKLDRQRALLEQKQKKKRQEPLMVQSNVDGRSRARRTKQSEEQAPLVESYLSSNSSTIYHVQEAEQEEGKVVAETQPPRSAKKAKASACSTPQTGSAKKERKGRHKGLDGPASFQEEGQIQILTVGHLATEEASEGDSVGSAPSHGKQDLRVTMLKKGISSSMNFDEEEDDEDEVSSSSSQLNSNTRPGSATSKKSCKDAASASTPAISEPAIDVDDLEEFTLRPAPQGATVKCRITRDKKGMDRGMYPTYYLHLEREDGKKVFLLAGRKRKKSKTSNYLISIDPTDLSRGGESFIGKLRSNLMGTKFTVYDSGLNPAKTPSSLEAENLRQELAAICYETNVLGFKGPRKMSVIIPGMNMDHERVSIRPRNDHESLLARWQNKSTESVIELHNKTPVWNDDTQSYVLNFHGRVTQASVKNFQIIHDNDPDYIVMQFGRVAEDVFTMDYNYPMCALQAFAIALSSFDSKLACE
- the ric3a gene encoding protein RIC-3 — translated: MSVTTFQKVTLISCSVLCLSLFLPKMLLPSGKKDVGQADVRPGYYPPMMHRLPVPEDQGLWEEGSVPPLTQSLDIMAKVKSMGGASKPSLLGQVIPIYGFGILLYILFIFYKMTSKPTKSNGHFPPIPNQRNPISDYELARLHQRLQETEQLMEMIVSGTSQVPDSVKRGKCKSKSRRLSKSKGGSRQQRQREKEEEEEDRLRLQLKDISRLMEEGRTEAASPEIEAEEVTYTEDWDGYPEETYPQYEEPCGRRRYDTISLEVEEPGHCRPTPEALAERMEVEEEEVEVDTRLPVLFEEEEEEEEEGEREGLLPALCDGGGSGQQLDVAAEAEEEVDEEECLLLSPPPPPRGGSPTPSVLMRELDTSGVRMRNRRET